One genomic window of Arthrobacter sp. KBS0703 includes the following:
- a CDS encoding cupin domain-containing protein gives MSQNVVSQLSVKSHNSPDEQRRPDKAEVDVVTVGDYTIGRFKFEPGWRWSESIKPLAKTDSCQNSHVGFCVSGSLVVETSDGKRINITEGDSYTIPPGHDAWVEGNDSFTGIEFLSAATFAKATE, from the coding sequence GTGTCCCAGAACGTTGTCTCCCAGCTAAGCGTCAAGTCGCACAACTCCCCCGATGAACAACGCCGACCGGACAAGGCCGAAGTGGACGTCGTCACTGTCGGGGACTACACCATCGGCAGGTTCAAGTTTGAGCCCGGCTGGCGTTGGTCCGAGTCCATCAAGCCCTTGGCAAAGACCGATTCCTGCCAGAACAGCCACGTGGGATTCTGTGTTTCCGGCAGCCTCGTCGTCGAGACGTCGGATGGAAAACGGATAAACATTACCGAAGGCGATTCCTACACCATCCCGCCGGGCCACGACGCCTGGGTCGAGGGGAACGACTCCTTCACCGGCATCGAGTTCCTGAGCGCTGCCACGTTCGCGAAAGCCACGGAATAG
- a CDS encoding DNA alkylation repair protein — MSAAGEFIDDSLQREASWYRADEMRLRLGGDLQFYGASVGAVRGTVRDALRRHSGLTHDDVTALSTELWSVPVYERRLAAVVLLQSKVDMLSNSDLTRIEGFVREAGVPALVDPLAVDVVGPLMERLDAQARARADAVLDLSLIHI, encoded by the coding sequence GTGAGTGCGGCTGGAGAATTCATCGACGACTCGCTGCAGCGCGAGGCGTCGTGGTACCGGGCAGACGAGATGCGCCTCAGGCTCGGCGGCGATCTGCAGTTCTATGGTGCGTCCGTGGGGGCGGTCCGCGGCACGGTCCGCGATGCCCTCCGTCGCCACTCCGGATTGACCCACGATGACGTCACGGCCCTGAGTACGGAGCTGTGGTCGGTGCCGGTGTACGAGCGCCGCCTGGCCGCCGTCGTTCTCCTGCAGTCCAAGGTGGACATGCTGAGTAACTCCGACCTGACACGGATCGAAGGCTTCGTTCGGGAGGCGGGCGTGCCGGCTCTGGTTGATCCGCTAGCCGTTGACGTCGTCGGTCCGCTGATGGAGCGACTCGACGCCCAGGCCAGGGCCCGGGCCGACGCGGTCCTGGACCTGTCTCTTATACACATCTAG
- a CDS encoding ammonium transporter, which yields MEITAANVWMMVSAALVLLMTLALGLFYGGMTRAKASLNMIMMSFISAGLVGVVWVLWGYSMSVGEGFLGLFGNPFTSFGLEGLLGTPDLIKASFAGTFAILTVALISGAIADRAKFTAWVVFVPIWITLVYCPLAYMVWGGGLMSQGGAVSAVFGQVIDFAGGTVVEISSGVAALVLTVIVGNRHGFRKDPGHRPHNIPFIMLGAGILWFGWFGFNAGAATTAEQAGLIWINTLAAPAAAMLSWLVTEKIRHGHPTSLGAASGAVAGLVAITPSCANISPLAAVGLGLLAGIASALFVELKFKFGFDDSLDVVGVHLGSGLVGTLALGFIALPVNGEGGGLFYGGGFQQLIAQTVAVLITLALSGLMTAVIGVGIHKTIGFRVSREAEVTGVDLSEHAETAYEFGGLGPSQFHPLRQHIHTASAVRPADGSALEQEEIQADAAAADEVQRVAAPA from the coding sequence GTGGAAATCACTGCGGCAAATGTTTGGATGATGGTGTCAGCGGCGCTTGTCCTCCTCATGACACTTGCGCTGGGCCTCTTTTACGGCGGCATGACCCGAGCCAAGGCATCCCTGAACATGATCATGATGAGCTTCATCTCCGCCGGCCTCGTTGGCGTTGTCTGGGTCTTGTGGGGTTACTCCATGAGCGTGGGCGAAGGTTTCCTGGGCCTGTTCGGAAACCCGTTCACCAGCTTCGGACTGGAGGGCCTGCTCGGCACCCCGGATCTGATCAAGGCAAGCTTCGCCGGGACGTTCGCCATCCTCACGGTGGCCCTGATCAGCGGAGCCATCGCCGACCGTGCCAAATTCACAGCCTGGGTGGTCTTCGTGCCCATCTGGATCACGCTCGTCTACTGCCCCCTCGCCTACATGGTCTGGGGCGGCGGCCTCATGAGCCAGGGCGGAGCCGTCAGCGCCGTCTTCGGACAGGTCATTGACTTTGCCGGCGGCACCGTCGTCGAAATCAGCTCCGGTGTGGCCGCACTGGTTCTTACCGTGATCGTCGGCAACCGCCACGGCTTCCGAAAGGACCCGGGCCACCGCCCGCACAACATTCCGTTCATCATGCTCGGCGCTGGCATCCTGTGGTTCGGCTGGTTCGGCTTCAATGCCGGTGCCGCCACGACAGCCGAACAGGCGGGCCTGATCTGGATCAACACTCTCGCGGCTCCCGCAGCGGCGATGCTCAGCTGGCTCGTCACGGAGAAGATCCGCCACGGCCACCCCACCTCGCTCGGAGCCGCGTCCGGTGCCGTGGCCGGTCTGGTGGCAATCACCCCCTCCTGCGCCAACATCAGCCCGCTTGCCGCAGTGGGTCTTGGCCTCCTGGCCGGGATCGCCTCGGCGCTGTTCGTCGAACTGAAATTCAAGTTCGGCTTTGATGACTCGCTCGACGTCGTCGGCGTTCACCTGGGCTCCGGCCTGGTCGGCACGCTGGCGCTGGGCTTCATCGCCCTTCCCGTCAACGGCGAAGGCGGCGGGCTCTTCTACGGCGGCGGATTCCAGCAGCTCATCGCCCAGACCGTGGCGGTCCTCATCACGCTCGCACTCTCAGGCCTCATGACCGCCGTTATCGGCGTCGGAATCCACAAGACCATCGGGTTCCGTGTCAGCCGCGAGGCCGAGGTCACCGGCGTGGATCTCTCCGAACATGCCGAGACGGCCTACGAGTTCGGCGGACTGGGCCCCAGCCAGTTCCACCCGCTGCGGCAGCACATCCACACGGCGTCCGCCGTGCGGCCCGCAGATGGGTCGGCTCTGGAGCAGGAAGAGATCCAGGCGGACGCCGCGGCAGCCGATGAAGTCCAGCGGGTCGCCGCCCCGGCGTAG
- a CDS encoding DUF1810 domain-containing protein: MSGDPAGPAPDDPNGDRYNLERFVTAQNDGGTYDAAVVELRSGSKRSHWMWFVFPQIAGLGLSATSRIYAIASLDEARAYLRHPVLGPRLIECAGIVAGLNARNATQVFGGIDSLKLHSSMTLFLRAAPGEAVFHRVLDKYFEGQPDSATDRLLAARGPGWSPWS, from the coding sequence ATGAGTGGCGATCCTGCCGGGCCTGCCCCGGATGACCCCAACGGTGACCGGTACAACCTGGAGCGGTTCGTGACCGCCCAGAACGATGGCGGCACATACGATGCCGCCGTCGTCGAGCTCCGGAGCGGAAGCAAGCGCAGCCACTGGATGTGGTTCGTTTTTCCGCAGATCGCCGGGCTGGGCCTGAGCGCCACGTCCCGGATCTACGCCATCGCCTCCCTCGACGAGGCCCGGGCCTACTTGCGGCATCCGGTGCTCGGCCCCCGGCTCATCGAATGCGCGGGCATCGTGGCGGGCCTCAACGCCCGGAACGCCACTCAGGTCTTCGGCGGCATCGACTCGCTGAAGCTCCATTCATCGATGACACTGTTCCTGCGGGCAGCACCGGGCGAAGCGGTCTTCCACCGGGTGCTGGATAAATACTTCGAAGGGCAGCCGGACTCGGCCACCGACAGGCTTCTGGCTGCCCGGGGCCCTGGCTGGAGTCCCTGGAGCTGA
- a CDS encoding CsbD family protein, whose protein sequence is MGLDDKIDNTAEKLAGKAKEGAGKAKDDEGLEAEGKADQAKADLKQAGEKVKDAFKHD, encoded by the coding sequence ATGGGTCTGGACGACAAGATCGACAACACGGCGGAAAAGCTGGCCGGCAAGGCCAAGGAAGGTGCCGGAAAGGCCAAGGACGACGAGGGCCTCGAAGCCGAGGGGAAAGCCGACCAGGCCAAGGCCGATCTGAAGCAGGCGGGCGAAAAGGTCAAGGACGCGTTCAAGCACGACTGA
- a CDS encoding NUDIX domain-containing protein produces the protein MEKIVPTSPGDPRRPLGPRDPGDAWVDGDRGQFWGRFGSAGLLAHDAGKGVLLQHRATWSHHGGTWGLPGGALHQGEDPVTGALREAYEEAAVPEQNVRVLFTSVFDVGYWSYTTVAVEVVEPFEPAISDPESIELDWIPIHEVAGINLHPAFAASWPALSEKLLDHRRPLRHDGR, from the coding sequence ATGGAGAAAATTGTGCCCACCTCGCCTGGAGATCCCCGCCGTCCGCTGGGCCCGCGCGACCCGGGCGATGCCTGGGTGGACGGGGACCGCGGACAGTTTTGGGGCCGGTTCGGCTCCGCCGGGCTCCTGGCCCACGACGCCGGAAAGGGGGTCCTGCTCCAGCACCGCGCCACGTGGAGCCACCACGGCGGGACGTGGGGGCTCCCCGGTGGCGCGCTGCACCAGGGCGAGGATCCTGTCACGGGTGCGCTGCGCGAGGCCTATGAGGAGGCCGCCGTCCCGGAGCAGAACGTCAGGGTGCTCTTCACCTCGGTGTTCGACGTCGGCTACTGGTCCTATACCACCGTGGCGGTGGAGGTCGTGGAGCCGTTTGAACCCGCCATCAGCGACCCCGAAAGTATTGAACTGGATTGGATCCCGATCCATGAGGTGGCCGGCATCAACCTCCACCCCGCCTTCGCCGCGTCTTGGCCCGCGCTGAGCGAAAAGCTGCTGGACCACCGGCGGCCCCTCCGTCATGACGGGCGCTGA
- a CDS encoding TraR/DksA C4-type zinc finger protein produces MADTERFRILLEEERARKLALLPALSADIASANEARQNSNVDDEHDPEGATIAFELSQASALLDQSRSGLAQVEAALERIDDGTFGICAVCGEEIAEGRLEARPWTPFCILHASGRA; encoded by the coding sequence ATGGCGGACACTGAGCGGTTCCGGATCCTGCTTGAAGAGGAACGCGCCCGGAAGCTGGCCTTGCTCCCGGCACTCAGCGCGGACATCGCCTCGGCCAACGAGGCCCGGCAAAACTCTAACGTGGACGATGAGCACGATCCCGAAGGTGCCACCATCGCCTTCGAACTCTCTCAGGCGTCGGCACTGTTGGATCAGAGCAGGTCCGGCCTCGCCCAGGTCGAGGCCGCCCTGGAACGGATCGATGACGGCACATTCGGCATCTGCGCGGTGTGCGGCGAAGAGATCGCCGAGGGGCGGCTGGAAGCCCGGCCCTGGACTCCGTTTTGCATCCTGCACGCCAGCGGCCGGGCCTGA
- a CDS encoding DUF1918 domain-containing protein: MQASQGDRIVIHGRTVESSDRHGEILEVRGPDGTPPYFVRFDDGHETIMYPGGDFTVEHRPT; encoded by the coding sequence ATGCAGGCAAGCCAAGGAGACCGCATCGTCATCCACGGCAGGACGGTGGAGTCGTCCGACCGTCACGGCGAGATTCTCGAAGTCCGCGGTCCCGACGGAACCCCGCCGTACTTCGTCCGATTCGACGACGGGCACGAGACCATCATGTATCCCGGCGGCGACTTCACCGTCGAGCACCGCCCCACCTAG
- a CDS encoding DUF5671 domain-containing protein, translating to MAAHRLSGSVGEAVSAVRPAAAQPTHEALPTVRRLIVFLLLFALMLIGASGLAGLLDRLLSAGTALAGNDVGGLARSLAFAVVGGSLAAVLWWTVWRRLSEEAERASLAWGLYVAGIYAVALITFSTAFLGMGAQLVAGESAQWRPALATGIAWAGVWAWHRRMWLHPVKGPRRLSGVPTLVGSVFGLFLGAGGAATALSGLLGAALQVFAAAPSLGRPWWVSVIQSLVWTAGGGLAWWWHWIRGGGRLLTTGLANVAVAVFGVLGGCILAISGAVTALFVLLRLVLDRTDPLNRILDPLGPALAAAAIGSIVWAYHTTLAERRSGQMRQAARLLASGAALAAAASGIGVIVNATLGLAETTLAGTDTRTLLLGGISALATGGPVWWRVWNPTGHPDGAVPDGGTPPSGKSTSGRRIYLVAVFGLSAVVALVTLLVIGYQAFEYLLDGAGRGSLAGRVRAPLGLLVATGLVAGYHYGVWRRERAALPLGPPPPRRTIGHVILVTGSDPAPLSRVISEASGARITVWKRADAGGTGSGEPGEPGQPDPGQLAKALAGVSGERVLVVIGPDARIEVVPLTAEE from the coding sequence GTGGCAGCTCACCGTCTGTCCGGATCCGTTGGGGAAGCCGTGAGCGCCGTCCGGCCCGCGGCAGCCCAGCCAACGCACGAAGCACTGCCCACGGTCCGGCGGCTCATAGTCTTCCTGCTCCTGTTTGCCCTCATGCTCATCGGGGCGTCCGGCCTGGCGGGCCTGCTGGACCGGCTGTTGAGCGCCGGCACGGCGCTCGCAGGGAACGACGTCGGAGGCCTCGCAAGGTCCCTGGCCTTCGCGGTGGTTGGCGGATCGCTGGCAGCCGTCCTGTGGTGGACTGTGTGGCGGCGGCTCAGCGAGGAGGCGGAGCGTGCCTCCCTCGCCTGGGGACTCTACGTCGCCGGCATTTATGCGGTTGCACTCATCACCTTCTCGACGGCGTTTCTCGGCATGGGCGCGCAGCTTGTCGCAGGGGAGTCCGCCCAGTGGCGTCCTGCCCTGGCAACAGGCATCGCGTGGGCCGGCGTCTGGGCGTGGCACCGCCGGATGTGGCTGCACCCGGTCAAAGGTCCCCGGCGGCTCAGCGGCGTACCCACGCTGGTCGGATCGGTGTTCGGCCTCTTCCTCGGCGCCGGCGGCGCGGCCACAGCCCTGAGCGGCCTTCTCGGTGCTGCCCTGCAGGTGTTTGCGGCGGCGCCGTCCCTGGGCCGGCCATGGTGGGTCTCCGTTATCCAGTCGCTCGTCTGGACGGCAGGCGGAGGCCTGGCCTGGTGGTGGCACTGGATCCGCGGCGGGGGCCGGCTCCTGACCACCGGGCTGGCCAATGTGGCGGTTGCCGTTTTCGGCGTCCTCGGCGGGTGCATTCTGGCGATCTCAGGCGCGGTCACCGCCCTGTTCGTGCTGCTCCGTCTGGTGTTGGACCGAACCGATCCCCTTAACCGGATCCTGGACCCGCTCGGGCCAGCGCTGGCGGCAGCCGCGATCGGATCAATCGTCTGGGCGTACCACACAACGCTGGCCGAGAGGCGGTCAGGACAGATGCGGCAGGCAGCCAGGCTGCTGGCCTCCGGAGCCGCCCTGGCGGCCGCCGCCTCCGGGATAGGGGTGATCGTCAATGCCACGCTGGGGCTGGCCGAGACCACGCTCGCGGGGACGGACACGAGGACACTGCTGCTTGGCGGTATCAGTGCTTTGGCCACCGGCGGGCCCGTCTGGTGGAGGGTCTGGAATCCGACCGGCCACCCGGATGGAGCCGTCCCCGACGGCGGGACTCCGCCGTCGGGGAAGAGCACGAGCGGGCGGCGCATCTACCTCGTCGCGGTCTTCGGGCTCAGCGCCGTCGTGGCGCTCGTGACGCTGCTGGTCATCGGCTACCAGGCCTTCGAATATCTGCTGGACGGCGCGGGCCGGGGGAGTCTCGCCGGGCGGGTGCGGGCACCGCTCGGGCTGCTCGTGGCCACGGGCCTCGTGGCGGGCTATCACTACGGCGTCTGGAGGCGGGAGCGCGCAGCCCTGCCGCTGGGACCGCCGCCCCCGCGGCGCACGATCGGGCATGTCATCCTGGTGACCGGCTCCGACCCCGCCCCCTTGTCCCGCGTCATCAGCGAGGCGAGCGGGGCCAGAATCACCGTTTGGAAAAGGGCCGACGCCGGCGGGACTGGCTCCGGCGAACCCGGCGAACCCGGCCAGCCGGACCCCGGGCAACTTGCAAAGGCACTGGCGGGCGTCAGCGGCGAGCGTGTGCTGGTTGTGATCGGACCGGATGCCCGGATCGAGGTGGTTCCTCTGACGGCGGAGGAGTAG